In the genome of Fervidobacterium nodosum Rt17-B1, the window GTCTCCTTCGTCTGCGTTACAAATCATGTACTTAATATCAGATTTCTGCTGACGTGCGAGCTCCCATTTCAAACCTGTTGGGAATCCAGCGCCACCACGTCCCCTTAAACCGCTATCTTTTATTTCTTTTATAACATCTTCAGGTGTCATTGTCGTAAGAGCTTTGTGCAAAGCAAAGTATCCATCTCTTGCGATGTATTCCTCAATGCTCATTGGATCAACAACACCGACATTCCTAAGCGCGATTTTCACTTGCCTCGCAAAGAATGGAATCTCTTCTTGGACAGGTTTGGCCTTTACAGTTAATTTCTCCTTTGCTCCCTCAAATAAGAATTCGGGGACTATACGACCCTTAAGTATATGTTCTTCAACGATTTTTTCCGCGGCTTTCGGTGTAAGTTTTTGGTAGTATACTCCGTCTGGATAAACAATCGCCAACGGGCCAAGGCTACATGCACCCATACAACCAGTTTCAACTACGGAAACAACGGTGTCCAGACCGTATTCTTTCAACTTTCTTTCAAAAGCTTGTTTAACACTTTCTTCACCAGCGGATATACAGCCACCACCAGCGCAGATAAGGATTGTATTAGTAGTTAAAGCCACGCTATTCGCCTCCCTGAAAATAATCGGATAATCAAAAATACTTGTCTAAAGTGTTATGCAATTATCCAACCTCGCCTCTTTTGACAACAAGGTCGGAAACAACTTTCCCTTCTAGTATATGTGACTGAACGATTCGCTTTGCATTTTCAGGAGTAACGTGTCCGTATATTACAGGCTCTTGCCCTTCAAGAGAAACTTCTATCGTCGGTTCAACTTCACAAAGTCCCATACAACCAGATTGAACAACTGCGATATCATCAATTTTCATTTCGTTCATGTATTCAACTATGGCTTTTAGCGTATCTTTCGCACCTGCGGCTATTCCACATGTACCCATTGCAACAATAATTTTTCCTCTTTTTCCACTTTCTCTCATCTTTATATTTTGAAGTGCCTCTTCTTTAATCTTCATTAATTCTTCTAAACTCTTTACTTTACTCATT includes:
- a CDS encoding (2Fe-2S) ferredoxin domain-containing protein; translated protein: MSKVKSLEELMKIKEEALQNIKMRESGKRGKIIVAMGTCGIAAGAKDTLKAIVEYMNEMKIDDIAVVQSGCMGLCEVEPTIEVSLEGQEPVIYGHVTPENAKRIVQSHILEGKVVSDLVVKRGEVG